Proteins from a genomic interval of Methanofastidiosum sp.:
- a CDS encoding site-2 protease family protein encodes MYNFTKKEVIELVVAWAALSLAFGFAFNGGAFALSSVTKMISFISTLPKYFVIVGAAFLLHELSHKFTAIRYGYPAQFHLWQMGLLLALGMSFALGIVFAAPGAVYIYGLTDEKKDAKISLSGPLANMIVAVSTLALFRFTFIPLLAQIAYVSAFIGVFNLLPFGPLDGTKIFRHEKMWWIGLMAIGVIIIMTI; translated from the coding sequence ATGTATAATTTTACTAAAAAAGAAGTTATTGAGCTTGTAGTTGCATGGGCGGCATTGTCCCTTGCATTTGGATTTGCATTCAACGGTGGTGCATTTGCATTAAGCAGTGTCACAAAAATGATATCTTTTATCTCAACCCTTCCAAAATATTTTGTGATAGTGGGTGCTGCTTTTTTGCTTCATGAGCTTTCTCATAAATTTACTGCAATTAGATATGGATACCCTGCCCAGTTTCATCTTTGGCAGATGGGGCTTTTGCTTGCGTTAGGGATGTCCTTTGCTCTTGGAATAGTGTTTGCGGCACCCGGCGCAGTTTACATATATGGATTGACAGATGAGAAGAAAGACGCAAAGATATCTCTTTCTGGACCTTTAGCAAATATGATAGTCGCAGTTTCTACTCTTGCTCTTTTTAGATTTACATTTATCCCTCTATTGGCACAAATTGCATATGTCAGTGCTTTTATTGGTGTGTTCAATCTTTTGCCATTTGGGCCTCTTGATGGAACAAAGATATTCCGTCATGAGAAAATGTGGTGGATTGGACTTATGGCAATTGGAGTTATTATAATCATGACTATATAG
- a CDS encoding TraB/GumN family protein, protein MKEFLKVGDTNYIILGTAHVYEKSVIEVREAIREEKPDIVALELDPARLDALLHNDDRKPTLREMKDFGFRNALLLLFMSYLQKKISSDTGIMAGREMIEAAVEARSLGIPVALIDRDLRITIQKLLEKVGFKEKVMILKDAILPDKEYSIDYVYENPVELIHEIKERYPFIYEVLVDERDRFMAENLKRIQKEKVLAIVGAGHVSGIKRYLGETDV, encoded by the coding sequence ATGAAGGAATTTCTGAAAGTAGGCGATACTAACTACATAATTCTTGGTACTGCGCATGTCTATGAGAAGAGTGTTATTGAAGTCCGGGAAGCAATAAGAGAAGAAAAACCAGATATAGTTGCTCTTGAGCTTGATCCTGCAAGGCTCGATGCGCTCTTGCATAATGATGATAGAAAGCCAACGCTTCGTGAGATGAAAGATTTTGGCTTCAGAAATGCACTTTTGTTACTGTTTATGTCCTATCTTCAGAAGAAGATATCAAGCGATACGGGGATTATGGCCGGAAGGGAAATGATTGAGGCCGCTGTAGAAGCTAGGTCTTTAGGTATACCTGTGGCATTAATCGATAGGGATCTTAGGATAACTATACAGAAGCTCTTAGAAAAAGTTGGATTCAAAGAAAAGGTCATGATTTTAAAAGATGCAATTTTACCTGACAAAGAGTACTCAATTGATTATGTTTATGAAAATCCTGTAGAGTTGATTCATGAAATAAAAGAAAGGTATCCCTTCATATATGAGGTGCTTGTGGACGAGCGTGACAGATTCATGGCAGAAAACTTAAAAAGAATACAGAAGGAAAAGGTTTTAGCTATCGTGGGAGCAGGGCATGTTTCCGGGATAAAGAGATATTTAGGTGAAACAGATGTATAA
- a CDS encoding diaminopropionate ammonia-lyase — protein MSEYLSYIINDRARDYSIKKTSTDFVSIDVAKKLRSIYSDMPEYHKTPLVPLEKLSEKIGVGKIWVKDESYRFGLNSFKSLGGIYAIYKSLEKMAGRNISISEIFSPSFKEGIGELTFSAATDGNHGLGVAWASMKLRQKAVIYLPKGTAPQRVEAIRKTGAKAVVIEGNYDDAVEKMARDGEKEGWQVISDTAWEGYQDMPRWIMQGYTVLFDEAMEEIKENGSDMPTHIILQAGVGSFSASGVGYFNSIYGKKRPVSIIVEPDNAACFYESIQINDGKPHRAKGDLSTIMAGLSCGVPNPIAWGIHLDYSDVFVSCKDELSALSMRALGNPLKGDRKIVSGESGAIGLGVLMHIKKALEIGKDSEILLISTEGDTDPKNYFDIVWGGKLPSRVPI, from the coding sequence ATGAGTGAATATTTATCATACATTATTAATGACAGGGCACGCGATTACTCGATTAAGAAAACTTCAACAGATTTTGTTTCTATTGATGTGGCAAAAAAGTTGAGGTCAATCTATTCTGATATGCCGGAGTATCATAAGACGCCTCTAGTACCTTTGGAAAAACTTTCAGAGAAAATTGGTGTTGGAAAGATATGGGTGAAGGATGAATCGTATAGATTTGGCCTTAATTCGTTTAAGTCACTTGGCGGGATCTATGCAATTTATAAATCATTAGAGAAAATGGCCGGCAGGAATATTTCTATCTCTGAAATATTTTCTCCCTCTTTTAAGGAAGGTATTGGTGAATTGACATTTTCTGCTGCAACTGACGGAAATCATGGGCTTGGTGTCGCATGGGCTTCCATGAAGCTTAGGCAGAAGGCCGTTATTTATTTACCAAAAGGTACAGCTCCTCAGAGAGTTGAAGCTATAAGAAAGACTGGAGCTAAAGCTGTTGTAATAGAGGGGAACTATGACGATGCTGTGGAAAAGATGGCAAGAGACGGTGAGAAAGAAGGCTGGCAGGTAATATCCGATACTGCATGGGAAGGCTATCAAGACATGCCAAGATGGATCATGCAGGGCTATACTGTTCTATTTGATGAAGCTATGGAGGAGATAAAGGAGAACGGTAGCGATATGCCAACTCATATAATTCTCCAAGCAGGTGTTGGCTCTTTTTCTGCTTCGGGAGTCGGTTATTTTAATTCAATCTATGGTAAAAAAAGGCCAGTCTCGATAATTGTTGAACCTGATAATGCGGCTTGTTTTTATGAATCGATTCAGATAAATGATGGAAAGCCTCACAGGGCAAAAGGAGATCTTTCAACTATAATGGCGGGATTGTCATGTGGCGTCCCAAATCCAATAGCATGGGGCATTCACCTTGACTATTCTGATGTCTTTGTTTCGTGTAAGGATGAGCTATCTGCATTATCAATGAGGGCATTAGGAAATCCGTTGAAAGGCGACAGAAAAATAGTGTCTGGGGAAAGTGGTGCAATTGGCCTTGGTGTCTTAATGCATATCAAAAAAGCTCTAGAAATTGGGAAGGATTCAGAAATTCTATTAATCAGTACTGAAGGCGATACAGACCCGAAAAATTATTTTGATATTGTGTGGGGAGGAAAACTCCCATCACGAGTTCCTATATAG